A region from the Paraurantiacibacter namhicola genome encodes:
- the dnaJ gene encoding molecular chaperone DnaJ: protein MAATQIDFYEILGVSRDADGATIKSAYRKLAMKHHPDRNPGDAEAENQFKICNAAYEVLKDPQKRAAYDRYGHEAFTQNAQGGGGHPGADFSDLGDIFETIFGGGFGGGGGRSRPRRGADLRYDLQVNLEDAFHGKDTAIEVEVSVACDTCSGSGAEPGTGTRTCNLCHGHGKVRAQQGFFVVERPCHNCHGRGEVLEEPCHDCRGEGRVDKEQRLEVTIPPGVDNGTRIRLSGKGEAGPAGAPPGDLYIFVHVKPHTVFQRDGTNLFTRVPVSFTTAALGGCVEIPGLDGETAKIDIPAGIQSGKQLAKRGAGMPVLQGRGRGDLIVEIGVETPTRLSGKQKELLREFQETETGDECPESRGFFERLKEAFN, encoded by the coding sequence ATGGCAGCCACCCAAATCGATTTTTACGAAATCCTCGGCGTATCGCGCGATGCAGACGGGGCGACCATCAAGTCCGCCTATCGCAAGCTGGCGATGAAGCACCACCCGGACCGCAATCCCGGCGATGCCGAGGCGGAAAACCAGTTCAAGATCTGCAATGCCGCTTACGAGGTCTTGAAGGACCCGCAAAAGCGTGCAGCCTATGATCGCTATGGCCACGAGGCTTTCACGCAGAACGCGCAGGGCGGCGGCGGCCATCCGGGCGCCGATTTCTCCGACCTTGGCGATATTTTCGAGACGATTTTCGGCGGCGGTTTCGGCGGCGGCGGTGGCCGCAGCAGGCCGCGCCGCGGGGCGGACCTGCGATACGACCTGCAGGTAAACCTCGAAGACGCTTTCCATGGCAAGGACACCGCGATCGAGGTCGAAGTGTCGGTTGCCTGCGATACTTGCAGCGGATCAGGCGCAGAGCCCGGCACCGGCACGCGCACCTGCAATCTGTGTCATGGCCACGGCAAGGTCCGCGCTCAGCAGGGCTTCTTCGTGGTCGAGCGCCCATGCCACAATTGCCACGGCCGAGGCGAAGTCCTGGAAGAGCCGTGCCACGATTGCCGCGGCGAAGGCCGGGTCGACAAGGAGCAACGGCTCGAAGTCACCATCCCGCCGGGCGTCGACAATGGTACGCGTATCCGCTTGTCCGGAAAGGGTGAAGCTGGCCCTGCGGGTGCGCCTCCGGGTGACCTGTATATCTTCGTGCATGTGAAGCCGCACACGGTGTTCCAGCGCGACGGGACCAACCTGTTCACGCGCGTTCCGGTCAGCTTCACGACGGCAGCCTTGGGCGGCTGCGTGGAGATCCCCGGCCTCGATGGCGAGACTGCCAAGATAGACATTCCCGCCGGCATCCAGTCCGGCAAGCAGCTGGCCAAGCGCGGTGCGGGCATGCCCGTGCTGCAAGGGCGCGGACGCGGCGATTTGATCGTGGAAATCGGCGTGGAAACACCGACTCGCCTGTCCGGCAAGCAAAAGGAATTGCTGCGCGAATTCCAAGAAACCGAGACCGGCGACGAGTGCCCCGAAAGCCGCGGCTTCTTCGAACGGCTGAAGGAAGCCTTCAACTAG
- the dnaK gene encoding molecular chaperone DnaK — protein MAKVIGIDLGTTNSCVAVMDGGKPKVIENSEGARTTPSIVAFTKDGERLIGQPAKRQAVTNPDNTLFAIKRLIGRRFDDPTTKKDMDLVPYDIVKGKNGDAWVEAGGEEYSPSQISAFILQKMKETAESYLGEKVEQAVITVPAYFNDAQRQATKDAGQIAGLEVLRIINEPTAAALAYGMDKDENKTIAVYDLGGGTFDISILEVGDGVFEVKSTNGDTFLGGEDFDAAIVEWLADQFKKKENMDLKTDKLALQRLKEAAEKAKIELSSAQTTEVNLPFITARMEGGSSTPLHLVETISRSDLEKMVGDLIKRTLEPCKKALSDAGVSKDEIDEVIMVGGMTRMPKVRETVEQFFGSKPHTGVNPDEVVAMGAAIQAGVLQGDVKDVLLLDVTPLSLGIETLGGVFTRMIDRNTTIPTKKTQTYSTAEDNQQAVTIRVFQGEREMAADNKMLGQFDLVGIPAAPRGVPQIEVTFDIDANGIVNVSAKDKGTGKEQQIKIQASGGLSDNDIDQMVQDAEKFAEEDKKRRASAEARNNADSLVHATEKQLEEHGDKISADLKSEVETALAETKTALEGDDVDAITAKSQALTDVAMKMGQEIYQQEQANASADAGGDSAGEAGGDAAEEEVVDAEFSEVDEDNKG, from the coding sequence ATGGCCAAAGTAATCGGTATCGACCTGGGTACGACCAACAGCTGCGTGGCAGTGATGGATGGGGGCAAGCCCAAGGTCATCGAAAATTCCGAAGGCGCGCGCACCACGCCTTCCATCGTCGCTTTCACCAAGGATGGGGAGCGCCTGATCGGCCAGCCTGCAAAGCGGCAGGCCGTGACCAATCCGGACAACACGCTGTTCGCCATCAAGCGCCTGATCGGCCGCCGGTTCGACGATCCGACCACCAAGAAGGACATGGACCTCGTCCCCTATGACATCGTCAAGGGCAAGAACGGCGATGCCTGGGTCGAAGCGGGCGGCGAGGAATATTCTCCCAGCCAGATTTCCGCCTTCATCCTGCAGAAGATGAAGGAAACGGCCGAGAGCTATCTGGGCGAGAAGGTGGAGCAGGCCGTCATCACGGTGCCTGCCTATTTCAACGACGCCCAGCGCCAGGCCACCAAGGACGCTGGCCAGATCGCCGGCCTGGAAGTGCTGCGCATCATCAACGAGCCGACTGCGGCCGCGCTCGCCTATGGCATGGACAAGGACGAGAACAAGACGATCGCCGTCTATGACCTTGGCGGCGGCACGTTCGACATCTCCATCCTGGAAGTGGGCGACGGCGTGTTCGAGGTGAAGTCCACCAATGGCGACACCTTCCTGGGCGGTGAAGATTTCGACGCAGCGATCGTCGAATGGCTGGCCGACCAGTTCAAGAAGAAGGAAAACATGGACCTGAAGACCGACAAGCTCGCTCTTCAGCGCCTGAAGGAAGCAGCCGAAAAGGCCAAGATCGAGCTGAGCTCTGCCCAGACGACCGAGGTCAACCTGCCCTTCATCACCGCACGCATGGAAGGTGGTTCCTCCACCCCGCTGCACCTGGTGGAAACGATCAGCCGCTCCGACCTCGAAAAGATGGTCGGCGACCTGATCAAGCGCACACTGGAGCCGTGCAAGAAGGCGCTGAGCGATGCCGGCGTTTCCAAGGACGAGATCGACGAAGTGATCATGGTCGGCGGCATGACCCGCATGCCCAAGGTCCGGGAGACGGTTGAGCAGTTCTTCGGCTCCAAGCCGCACACCGGCGTGAACCCGGATGAAGTCGTGGCCATGGGTGCTGCCATCCAGGCCGGCGTCCTGCAGGGCGACGTGAAGGACGTGCTGCTGCTCGATGTGACCCCGCTTTCGCTGGGTATCGAAACGCTGGGCGGTGTCTTCACCCGCATGATCGACCGCAATACGACGATCCCGACCAAGAAGACGCAGACTTACTCGACTGCCGAAGACAACCAGCAGGCCGTGACGATCCGCGTGTTCCAGGGCGAGCGTGAAATGGCGGCTGACAACAAGATGCTCGGCCAGTTCGACCTCGTCGGCATTCCCGCCGCGCCGCGCGGTGTCCCGCAGATCGAGGTGACCTTCGATATCGACGCCAACGGCATCGTGAACGTGTCCGCCAAGGACAAGGGCACGGGCAAGGAACAGCAGATCAAGATCCAGGCCTCTGGTGGCCTTTCGGACAATGACATCGACCAGATGGTCCAGGACGCCGAGAAGTTTGCGGAAGAGGACAAGAAGCGCCGCGCTTCTGCCGAAGCCCGCAACAATGCCGACAGCCTGGTCCACGCGACCGAGAAACAGCTGGAAGAGCATGGCGACAAGATCAGCGCCGACCTGAAGTCCGAAGTGGAAACGGCCCTGGCCGAGACCAAGACGGCGCTGGAAGGCGACGATGTCGACGCTATCACGGCCAAGAGCCAGGCTCTGACGGACGTGGCCATGAAGATGGGTCAGGAAATCTACCAGCAGGAGCAGGCCAATGCGTCTGCCGATGCCGGCGGGGACAGTGCTGGCGAAGCCGGCGGCGACGCTGCCGAAGAGGAAGTGGTCGACGCCGAATTTTCCGAAGTCGACGAAGACAACAAGGGCTGA
- a CDS encoding copper chaperone PCu(A)C: protein MKSTVLAGAMLAFSTLGLAACGGADAPAEEAANGPAGLEVSNARVVLPAVSGNPSAVYMEIENSSDRDVMLRAGTVEGVGNYVIHKMGTWDRQMSMDEVMQLPIRSGETVSFDPGEMHMMTDATPETVEAGSTVNVNLSFVGGAQMVVPAKVLAAGEDREAGADSTVMDDL from the coding sequence ATGAAATCGACGGTTCTTGCTGGCGCGATGCTGGCTTTCTCTACGCTTGGCCTGGCCGCATGCGGCGGCGCGGATGCCCCGGCGGAGGAGGCCGCGAACGGCCCCGCAGGCCTCGAAGTCAGCAATGCCCGCGTGGTCCTGCCCGCCGTGTCCGGCAACCCGTCTGCCGTCTACATGGAGATTGAAAACAGCTCCGACCGTGACGTCATGCTGCGGGCTGGCACCGTGGAAGGCGTTGGCAATTACGTGATCCACAAGATGGGCACCTGGGATCGGCAGATGAGCATGGACGAAGTGATGCAGCTGCCTATCCGTTCGGGCGAGACGGTATCTTTCGATCCGGGCGAAATGCACATGATGACCGATGCCACGCCCGAAACGGTGGAAGCCGGCAGCACGGTCAATGTGAACCTCAGCTTCGTCGGCGGCGCGCAGATGGTTGTCCCGGCAAAGGTGCTGGCCGCCGGTGAAGACCGCGAGGCTGGTGCCGATTCCACCGTGATGGACGATCTGTAA
- a CDS encoding vgr related protein, whose protein sequence is MGGERALTPGEIALAKGVFGNAIDYAKVTIKRRKWAFFQPRRVTMAPRGHIHFHPGGDAYCEDFSQEPLLKQGLLVHELTHVWQTQEKGEWYLVLHRHPWCRYDYSLKPGQRLENYGIEQQAEIVRHAFLLRNGAKMAGASDPAAYDLLVKFPGADR, encoded by the coding sequence GTGGGCGGGGAGCGGGCGCTCACCCCGGGCGAGATCGCCCTGGCAAAGGGTGTGTTCGGCAATGCGATCGATTACGCGAAAGTCACGATCAAGCGCCGGAAATGGGCGTTCTTCCAACCACGCCGCGTCACGATGGCGCCGCGCGGCCATATCCATTTCCACCCCGGCGGCGACGCCTATTGCGAAGACTTCAGCCAGGAACCGCTGCTGAAGCAGGGCCTGCTCGTCCACGAGTTGACGCATGTCTGGCAGACGCAGGAAAAGGGTGAGTGGTACCTCGTACTGCATCGCCACCCCTGGTGCCGCTACGATTACAGCCTGAAGCCGGGACAGCGGCTTGAGAATTATGGCATCGAGCAGCAGGCGGAGATCGTGCGCCACGCATTCCTGCTGCGTAATGGCGCCAAGATGGCGGGCGCATCCGATCCCGCAGCCTATGATTTGCTGGTTAAATTTCCCGGCGCAGACCGCTAA
- a CDS encoding indoleamine 2,3-dioxygenase has translation MELKDYGMSRERGYLSHYEIDEIRLPERFDAVVEAAGKLSGLLTTGRVRHWLDALPDPQVEQWARTAPEEEVRTAMVHYSFLVQAYVWGEPDPPASLPANLARPMVAISDRLGQAPLLPYSGYVLDNWYRLDKSGPIDLSNVVMHQNFLGGDDENWFVLVHVAIEAEAGVLLDNAARLVTIAKEGDEAEAIRLLREMDEAWERIYGHFARMPERCDPYIYFHRVRPYIHGWANNPALKDGGLVYDGIERFEGRPQALRGQTGSQSSIVPAMDALFQVNHSADPLRQFLDELHQYRPVEHRRFIEDLAAQSTLRDFVSASDNAELKDAFNACLEQSARFRTRHLEYAASYINKQAGSIAGNDPDVGTGGTPFMKYLKKHRDENREQTVS, from the coding sequence ATGGAGCTGAAAGACTACGGAATGTCGCGCGAGCGCGGCTATCTCTCACATTATGAAATCGACGAAATCCGCCTGCCGGAGCGTTTCGACGCTGTCGTGGAGGCCGCCGGGAAACTCTCCGGCCTGCTGACCACCGGCCGCGTAAGGCACTGGCTGGATGCCCTGCCCGACCCGCAGGTCGAACAGTGGGCCAGAACTGCCCCCGAAGAAGAGGTGCGCACCGCGATGGTGCATTATTCCTTCCTCGTGCAGGCCTATGTCTGGGGCGAGCCCGATCCGCCCGCATCGCTTCCGGCAAACCTTGCCCGTCCGATGGTCGCCATTTCCGACCGACTCGGCCAGGCACCGCTGCTGCCCTATTCGGGCTATGTGCTCGACAATTGGTACCGGCTCGACAAGTCGGGCCCGATCGACCTCAGCAATGTGGTGATGCACCAGAACTTCCTCGGCGGGGACGACGAGAACTGGTTCGTGCTGGTCCATGTCGCCATCGAGGCGGAAGCCGGCGTGCTGCTCGACAATGCAGCAAGGCTGGTGACCATCGCAAAGGAAGGCGACGAGGCAGAGGCTATCCGCCTGCTGAGGGAAATGGACGAGGCGTGGGAGCGTATCTACGGCCACTTCGCCCGCATGCCGGAGCGCTGCGACCCCTATATCTATTTCCACCGCGTGCGGCCCTACATCCATGGCTGGGCCAACAATCCGGCGCTGAAGGACGGCGGGCTTGTGTATGATGGCATCGAGCGGTTCGAGGGGAGGCCGCAGGCCCTGCGCGGGCAGACCGGCAGCCAGTCTTCCATCGTACCGGCGATGGATGCGCTGTTCCAGGTCAATCACAGCGCCGATCCGCTGCGCCAGTTCCTCGACGAGCTGCATCAGTACCGCCCGGTCGAGCATCGCCGCTTCATCGAGGATCTCGCCGCACAATCGACACTGCGGGACTTCGTTTCGGCCAGCGATAATGCGGAGCTGAAAGATGCCTTCAACGCCTGCCTCGAACAGTCGGCGCGCTTCCGTACGCGGCATCTCGAATATGCGGCAAGCTATATCAACAAGCAGGCGGGCAGCATCGCGGGCAACGATCCCGATGTCGGCACCGGCGGCACGCCCTTCATGAAATATCTGAAGAAGCACCGCGACGAGAACCGCGAACAGACCGTCAGCTGA
- a CDS encoding glycine zipper domain-containing protein, whose product MNTKLLLAPALAASALGLSACAENYAVEGAAVGAAAGAGIAAVTGGDITTYALAGAAAGGLAGYFVDKDNECDGYDRNGYLDDDCFDTRGYPADPR is encoded by the coding sequence ATGAATACCAAACTGCTTCTCGCCCCCGCACTTGCCGCATCCGCGCTCGGCCTTTCCGCCTGCGCGGAGAATTACGCTGTCGAAGGCGCCGCCGTCGGCGCGGCTGCCGGGGCAGGGATTGCTGCCGTGACCGGCGGCGATATCACGACCTATGCCCTGGCCGGTGCGGCCGCTGGCGGACTTGCCGGATATTTCGTCGACAAGGACAACGAATGCGACGGTTACGATCGCAATGGCTATCTCGACGACGATTGCTTCGACACGCGGGGCTATCCCGCCGATCCGCGTTGA
- the grpE gene encoding nucleotide exchange factor GrpE translates to MNQNDKDNTRDEAVEKELAGVPEEMLADDDGDEGEESPSLEDALAELRGDLEAAKQDVLYAKAEAQNVRRRAEKDVADARTYAATGFARDILSVADNLSRALDHVPEELREGEKAQRFITGIEATQRELDKVFAQHGISRIAAMGLPLDPNQHQAMMEVPSDDAEPGTIVQEMQAGYMLRDRLLRPAMVGVAKKPE, encoded by the coding sequence ATGAACCAGAACGATAAAGACAATACGCGCGACGAAGCCGTCGAAAAGGAACTGGCCGGTGTGCCGGAAGAGATGCTGGCGGACGATGACGGGGACGAGGGCGAGGAAAGCCCATCGCTGGAGGATGCGCTGGCAGAACTGCGCGGCGACCTTGAAGCGGCGAAGCAGGATGTCCTTTACGCCAAGGCCGAAGCACAGAACGTGCGCCGCCGGGCGGAGAAGGATGTGGCTGACGCGCGGACCTATGCCGCGACCGGCTTTGCGCGCGATATCCTGAGCGTTGCGGACAACCTCTCCCGCGCGCTGGACCATGTCCCGGAAGAACTGCGGGAAGGTGAAAAGGCCCAGCGTTTCATCACCGGGATCGAGGCCACGCAGCGCGAGCTGGACAAGGTCTTCGCCCAGCACGGCATCAGCCGCATCGCCGCCATGGGCCTGCCACTGGACCCGAACCAGCACCAGGCCATGATGGAAGTACCCAGCGACGACGCCGAACCCGGCACGATCGTGCAGGAAATGCAGGCCGGTTACATGCTGCGCGACCGCCTGCTGCGCCCCGCCATGGTGGGCGTGGCCAAGAAGCCGGAATAG
- the hrcA gene encoding heat-inducible transcriptional repressor HrcA — translation MPAPPLTEMTDRARAIFQIVVEGYLASGTPVGSKTIASSDAIDLSPASIRSVLSELEQLGLLAAPHTSAGRMPTDTGLRLFVDGMMQVAEPTAQERDAILQRLGDPGPVEQALEQASSVLSDLSAAAGVVMVPRREPNVTQMNLVPLDARRALAVLVGDDGQVENRLLDLPDGLSPSALQEATNYITARLAGRSLAEASAAIGQEIASGRSELDTASRDLVSRGLAVWSEDGAARPVLIVRGASNLLDEAAMGDIERVRSLLDDLESKQSVAELLDSAREAEATRIFIGSENRLFALSGSSVIASPYRDREGRVVGVLGVIGPTRLNYARVVPMVDFTARSLGKLIG, via the coding sequence ATGCCCGCACCGCCGCTAACCGAAATGACCGACCGCGCCCGCGCGATCTTCCAGATCGTGGTGGAAGGTTACCTGGCGAGCGGCACGCCCGTGGGATCGAAAACCATCGCCTCCAGCGACGCGATCGACCTGTCGCCCGCATCCATCCGCAGCGTGCTTTCCGAACTGGAGCAGCTTGGCCTGCTGGCCGCGCCGCACACCAGCGCTGGCCGCATGCCCACCGACACCGGCCTGCGCCTGTTCGTGGACGGGATGATGCAGGTGGCAGAGCCCACCGCGCAGGAACGCGATGCCATCCTGCAGCGCCTGGGCGATCCCGGACCTGTCGAGCAGGCGCTGGAACAGGCCAGCAGCGTCCTCTCGGACCTCTCGGCTGCCGCAGGCGTCGTCATGGTCCCGCGCCGCGAGCCGAACGTTACGCAGATGAACCTCGTGCCGCTCGATGCCCGCCGCGCGCTTGCCGTGCTGGTGGGGGATGATGGCCAGGTCGAAAACCGCCTGCTGGACTTGCCCGATGGCCTCTCGCCCTCGGCCCTGCAGGAAGCGACCAATTACATCACGGCCCGCCTTGCCGGGCGCTCTCTGGCCGAGGCTTCGGCTGCCATCGGCCAGGAAATCGCCAGCGGCCGCAGCGAACTGGATACCGCGAGCCGCGACCTGGTGTCGCGCGGGCTGGCCGTGTGGAGCGAGGATGGCGCGGCGCGGCCGGTGCTGATCGTGCGCGGCGCATCCAACCTGCTGGACGAGGCGGCAATGGGCGATATCGAGCGCGTACGAAGCCTGCTGGACGATCTTGAAAGCAAGCAGTCCGTGGCTGAATTGCTGGACAGCGCGCGCGAGGCCGAGGCGACCCGCATTTTCATCGGCAGCGAGAACCGCCTGTTCGCGCTTTCCGGCTCCTCGGTCATCGCCAGCCCCTATCGCGACCGCGAGGGCAGGGTGGTCGGCGTTCTGGGTGTGATCGGCCCCACGCGGTTGAATTACGCGCGTGTCGTTCCCATGGTGGATTTCACGGCCCGGTCACTGGGCAAACTCATCGGATAA
- the rph gene encoding ribonuclease PH has translation MRPSGRAPDEMRAITIETGFTKHAEGSCLISFGGTRVLCTASIEERIPPWLRGKGEGWVTGEYSMLPRATHTRGMREAARGKQSGRTQEIQRLIGRSLRAVVDLKKLGERQITLDCDVLQADGGTRTASISGAWVALRLAVNGLLESGALKEDPITAKVAAISCGIYKGTPVLDLDYDEDSNADADANFVLIEGGQIAEAQATAEGATYDEEGLLRLLRLAQIGCDGIFKAQDEATK, from the coding sequence ATGCGCCCTTCAGGCCGTGCCCCCGACGAAATGCGTGCGATTACCATCGAGACCGGCTTCACCAAGCATGCCGAGGGCAGCTGCCTGATCAGTTTCGGGGGCACTCGCGTGCTGTGCACCGCCAGCATTGAAGAACGCATCCCGCCGTGGCTGCGCGGCAAGGGCGAAGGCTGGGTCACGGGCGAGTATTCCATGCTGCCCCGCGCCACTCACACGCGCGGCATGCGCGAGGCGGCCAGGGGCAAGCAGAGCGGCCGGACACAGGAAATCCAGCGCCTGATCGGCCGCAGCTTGCGCGCCGTGGTGGATTTGAAGAAACTGGGCGAGCGCCAGATCACGCTCGATTGCGACGTGCTGCAGGCCGATGGCGGCACGCGCACGGCCAGCATTTCCGGTGCATGGGTTGCGCTGCGACTGGCGGTGAACGGCCTGCTGGAATCCGGCGCGCTGAAGGAAGACCCCATCACCGCGAAGGTCGCCGCGATTTCCTGCGGCATCTATAAAGGCACCCCGGTTCTGGACCTCGACTATGACGAGGATAGCAATGCCGATGCGGACGCCAATTTCGTGCTGATCGAAGGCGGCCAGATTGCCGAGGCGCAGGCCACGGCGGAAGGCGCTACCTACGACGAGGAAGGCCTGCTGCGCCTGCTCCGCCTTGCCCAGATCGGCTGCGACGGCATTTTCAAGGCACAGGACGAAGCCACGAAATGA
- the rdgB gene encoding RdgB/HAM1 family non-canonical purine NTP pyrophosphatase — MTRKIGPGKLVIATHNAGKLKEIAALLEDFGPDCISAGSLGLPEPAETGKTFVENALLKARAAAEASGLPALADDSGLSVAALDGRPGVYTADWAERQWFEGDPGRDWFMAMGKVEGLLQAKGADAPRDAWFSCVLAIAWPDGEHAVYEGRCDGALTWPPRGTMGFGYDPIFVPQGRDVTFAELDPAEKHAISHRADAFAKLKADQFGV; from the coding sequence ATGACGCGCAAGATCGGCCCCGGCAAACTGGTGATTGCCACGCATAATGCGGGCAAGCTGAAGGAAATCGCGGCCCTGCTCGAGGATTTCGGGCCGGACTGTATTTCCGCCGGGTCGCTGGGCCTGCCGGAGCCGGCGGAGACCGGGAAGACCTTCGTCGAAAACGCGCTGCTGAAGGCGCGCGCGGCGGCGGAGGCTTCCGGCCTCCCCGCCCTTGCCGACGATAGCGGACTGTCGGTTGCCGCGCTGGACGGGCGACCCGGAGTCTACACGGCGGACTGGGCGGAGCGGCAGTGGTTCGAAGGCGATCCGGGCCGCGACTGGTTCATGGCCATGGGCAAGGTCGAAGGGCTGTTGCAGGCCAAGGGCGCAGACGCCCCGCGCGATGCGTGGTTCAGCTGCGTCCTCGCCATCGCCTGGCCGGATGGCGAGCATGCGGTGTACGAGGGGCGCTGCGATGGCGCTCTGACATGGCCGCCGCGCGGCACTATGGGCTTCGGTTACGATCCCATATTCGTGCCGCAGGGCCGCGACGTGACCTTTGCCGAGCTCGACCCGGCAGAAAAGCACGCCATCAGCCACCGGGCCGATGCCTTTGCGAAGCTGAAGGCCGACCAGTTCGGCGTTTGA
- a CDS encoding CAP domain-containing protein → MTKGSIIAAVAAAFASTLAIQVAAPSAAEARGARSFAETLLVKHNEERARKGLQRLSWSAKLAGEAQGWANHLARTGKMVHANREQRGGAGENLWMGSAGYYSAEEMIDLFLDERRMFKPGTFPNVSTTGKWADVGHYTQIIWPTTEEVGCAVSKGRVNDFLVCRYWPAGNVMGREIR, encoded by the coding sequence ATGACGAAGGGGTCGATAATCGCAGCCGTCGCAGCTGCATTCGCAAGCACGCTCGCAATCCAGGTCGCCGCGCCATCGGCGGCCGAGGCTCGCGGTGCGCGCAGTTTCGCCGAAACGCTCTTGGTGAAACATAACGAGGAACGCGCCCGCAAGGGCCTGCAGCGCCTGAGCTGGAGTGCGAAGCTGGCGGGCGAGGCACAGGGCTGGGCCAACCACCTCGCGCGCACCGGCAAGATGGTGCACGCCAACCGCGAACAGCGCGGCGGCGCGGGCGAGAACCTGTGGATGGGCAGCGCCGGATATTATTCGGCGGAAGAAATGATCGACCTGTTCCTGGACGAGCGGCGCATGTTCAAGCCCGGCACATTCCCCAATGTCTCGACCACCGGCAAATGGGCCGATGTCGGCCATTACACGCAGATTATCTGGCCCACGACCGAAGAGGTGGGCTGCGCAGTCTCGAAGGGCCGTGTGAACGATTTCCTGGTGTGCCGATACTGGCCCGCAGGCAATGTGATGGGGCGGGAAATCCGCTGA
- the hemW gene encoding radical SAM family heme chaperone HemW, with amino-acid sequence MARALYIHWPFCLKKCPYCDFNSHVRSDVDEALWKDALLADMRHEAGLAGGESLTSIFFGGGTPSLMPEPLVAALLAEAERLWGFDPDIEITLEANPTSFERAKFAGFRAAGVNRVSVGVQSLRQEALHFLGREHSVDGAKAAVGEALELFERVTFDLIYARPSQTEAEWEAELAEALAFGTDHLSLYQLTIEPGTRFATDVRQRAFTPLEDDPAADLFELTQAMTRGAGMPAYETSNHARPGQESRHNLTYWRYQDYAGIGPGAHGRRGGMATQRHKKPENWLSAVARNGHGLHEERALVASEAASEALLMGLRLAEGVDLAALSARFKRTPDQLVDTDAATRLGAMGLVETDGAVLRVTPAGRPVLDAILAEIVSDALVAA; translated from the coding sequence ATGGCACGCGCACTCTACATCCACTGGCCGTTTTGCCTGAAGAAATGCCCCTATTGCGACTTCAACAGTCACGTCCGCAGCGATGTGGACGAAGCGCTGTGGAAGGACGCACTGCTGGCCGACATGCGCCACGAGGCAGGGCTAGCGGGCGGCGAGAGCCTGACGTCGATCTTCTTCGGGGGCGGAACGCCATCGCTGATGCCGGAGCCTCTGGTGGCGGCATTGCTGGCTGAGGCGGAGCGGCTGTGGGGCTTCGACCCCGATATCGAGATTACGCTTGAGGCCAATCCGACCAGTTTCGAGCGTGCCAAATTCGCAGGCTTTCGCGCAGCAGGCGTAAACCGCGTTTCCGTTGGCGTGCAGAGCCTGCGGCAGGAGGCGCTGCACTTCCTGGGCCGCGAACATTCCGTCGACGGGGCAAAGGCAGCAGTTGGCGAGGCGCTGGAACTGTTCGAGCGCGTGACCTTCGATCTGATCTATGCCCGGCCATCGCAGACCGAAGCGGAATGGGAAGCCGAACTGGCCGAGGCGCTGGCCTTCGGGACCGACCACCTCTCGCTTTACCAGCTGACCATCGAGCCTGGCACGCGTTTTGCGACCGATGTGCGCCAGCGCGCCTTCACCCCGCTCGAGGACGATCCGGCGGCGGATCTGTTCGAACTGACGCAGGCGATGACGCGGGGCGCCGGGATGCCGGCTTACGAGACCAGCAACCATGCGCGGCCCGGGCAGGAGAGCCGCCACAACCTGACGTACTGGCGATACCAGGATTATGCCGGGATCGGGCCAGGTGCACATGGACGGCGCGGCGGCATGGCAACCCAGCGGCACAAGAAGCCGGAGAACTGGCTCTCGGCAGTAGCACGCAACGGTCATGGGTTGCATGAAGAGCGAGCTCTCGTGGCGTCCGAAGCGGCGTCCGAGGCATTGCTGATGGGACTGCGGCTGGCGGAAGGTGTGGACCTTGCCGCGCTGTCCGCCCGCTTCAAGCGCACTCCGGATCAGCTCGTGGACACCGACGCGGCAACACGGCTCGGCGCGATGGGGCTGGTTGAGACCGATGGCGCGGTCCTGCGTGTTACGCCCGCGGGCCGCCCTGTGCTGGACGCCATCCTCGCCGAGATCGTCAGCGACGCGCTGGTCGCGGCATGA